GGCGGTATCACGTGCTATCGACGGAGGTAAATGGTCAGAGATTGTCGACGCGCTTCCTGCGATTGCCCGGCATGCGCAGGAAAAAAGGATCACGACCTTTAGCGCATCACTCTCTGCACGCCTTGAGCTGGCGCTGAAAATCGTGCGTAACGCTGACGGCATTGAGTCTGCCTGCGAGCAGTTGTATCAGGTTGTGGGGGCCGGAACCAGTACCATAGAATCCGTGCCTTGCGCCATCGCGATGGTCGAACTGGCGCAAACTGACCCTAACCGCTGCGCTATTTTGTGCGCGAACCTCGGGGGCGATACCGACACCATCGGGGCGATGGCAACCGCCATTTGTGGCGCGATCCATGGCGTAAGTGCGATTAACCCAGCATTGAAACATGAGCTGGATGCGGTGAATCAACTGGACTTTATCCGTTACGCCAGTGGATTAATGCGGCTGCGCGAGCAGCGGGAGGCGCTATGAGTACCACGCATCTGCAACAACTTCTCTCGCAGTTACATACACAACGTCCAGTTACGGTGGTGGGTGCGGCGGTGATTGATGTCATTGCCGATGCGTATGCCCTTCCCTGGCGCGGCTGTGACATTGAACTCAAGCAGCAAGGAGTCAACGTTGGCGGCTGTGCGCTCAATATTGCCGTGGCGCTCAAGCGTTTAGGTATCGATGCCAGTAATGCTTTACCGCTGGGCCAAGGGGTGTGGGCCGACATTATCCGCAACCGGATGGCAAAAGAGGGATTGCACAGCCTGATCGACAATGCTGAAGGCGATAACGGCTGGTGCCTGGCGCTGGTCGAGCCGGATGGCGAACGTACCTTTATGTCCTTTAGCGGCGTTGAGAATCAGTGGAACGCTGACTGGCTGGCACAGCTGGATATCCCGCGTCATAGCCTGGTGTATCTCTCGGGCTATCAGTTAGCTTCCCCGTGCGGTGAACTGCTGGTGCAATGGCTGGAAAGTCTGG
The Citrobacter arsenatis DNA segment above includes these coding regions:
- a CDS encoding PfkB family carbohydrate kinase, which encodes MSTTHLQQLLSQLHTQRPVTVVGAAVIDVIADAYALPWRGCDIELKQQGVNVGGCALNIAVALKRLGIDASNALPLGQGVWADIIRNRMAKEGLHSLIDNAEGDNGWCLALVEPDGERTFMSFSGVENQWNADWLAQLDIPRHSLVYLSGYQLASPCGELLVQWLESLEDITAFIDFGPRISDIPDALMMRIMACHPLVSLNRQEAEIAAERFALSRDVEGFGAEWVQRFAAPVVVRHDKDGAWYFNAQTSGCVPAFATAVVDTIGAGDSHAGGMLAGLASGWPLADAVLLGNAVASWVVGHRGGDCAPSREALLLAHKNV